One part of the Alistipes onderdonkii genome encodes these proteins:
- a CDS encoding histidine-type phosphatase produces MTVRIMRFTKLLLGLVLAACAGPLSGQNARQEIYANPDKAGGVYYAYTYDNPARTPAPEGYEPFYISHYGRHGSRWLLRASEYTEVLETFGKAAREGALSEFGQDVLRRVERACSDGEGRAGDLTPLGAEQHYGIAERMFESYPEVFRGNARVDAQSTVVVRCVLSMAAFCDRLRRMNPELEITRTANNRTTRYLNFFSTAANPGLAPEYLNLLKSESWIQAEERFRKSRMHPERLMARLFAGGKAPADIDPRELMQQLWALAVNEQDTRSGITFRDLFTPEELYAVWECVNYRFYHQRGPGAFNRGYALRYATALLEEIIARADSALVRGVPSADLRFGHDGNLMPLTCLMAFDGCTAEVSDPDLIADAWRDYRISPMAANIQMIFYRKEGTADILVRILHNEHEMYFPLASARPPYYKWDDLRAFYRRRIAEAKATAAEPPSAGTRQAPGA; encoded by the coding sequence ATGACGGTGCGGATCATGCGGTTTACGAAACTGCTGCTCGGCCTCGTTCTGGCGGCCTGTGCAGGGCCCCTGTCCGGACAGAACGCCCGCCAGGAGATTTATGCCAACCCCGACAAAGCCGGCGGGGTATACTATGCCTACACGTACGACAATCCGGCCCGGACTCCCGCGCCCGAAGGTTACGAACCTTTCTACATCAGCCACTACGGCCGCCACGGCTCACGCTGGCTGCTCAGGGCGTCGGAATATACGGAGGTGTTGGAAACTTTCGGCAAGGCCGCCCGCGAGGGCGCTTTGTCGGAGTTCGGGCAGGATGTCTTACGCCGCGTGGAACGGGCCTGCTCGGACGGGGAGGGCAGGGCTGGCGACCTCACGCCGCTGGGGGCCGAACAGCATTACGGGATTGCGGAACGGATGTTCGAATCCTACCCGGAGGTCTTCCGGGGCAACGCACGTGTCGACGCACAATCGACCGTCGTGGTACGCTGCGTGCTGAGCATGGCGGCATTCTGCGACCGGCTGCGAAGAATGAACCCGGAACTGGAAATCACGCGGACGGCCAACAACCGCACGACCCGATACCTGAACTTTTTCAGCACGGCGGCAAACCCCGGGCTCGCCCCGGAGTACCTGAACCTGTTGAAAAGCGAGAGCTGGATACAGGCCGAAGAGAGGTTCCGTAAAAGCCGGATGCATCCGGAGCGCCTGATGGCCAGGTTATTCGCAGGCGGGAAAGCTCCGGCGGACATCGACCCGCGGGAGCTGATGCAACAGCTCTGGGCCCTGGCCGTAAACGAACAGGACACCCGCAGCGGAATCACGTTCCGCGACCTGTTCACCCCCGAAGAACTGTATGCCGTCTGGGAGTGCGTCAACTACCGTTTCTACCACCAGCGCGGCCCAGGGGCGTTCAACCGGGGATATGCCCTGCGCTATGCGACGGCGCTGCTCGAAGAGATCATCGCCCGCGCCGACAGTGCGCTCGTGCGGGGCGTGCCCTCGGCCGACCTGCGCTTCGGGCACGACGGCAACCTCATGCCTCTGACCTGCCTGATGGCTTTCGACGGCTGCACGGCCGAGGTTTCCGATCCGGATCTGATCGCGGACGCATGGCGCGATTACCGTATTTCACCGATGGCGGCCAACATCCAGATGATCTTTTACCGGAAAGAGGGGACGGCGGACATCCTGGTCAGGATACTCCACAACGAACATGAAATGTACTTTCCGCTCGCCTCCGCAAGGCCGCCGTACTACAAATGGGATGACCTGCGGGCCTTCTACCGCCGAAGGATCGCCGAAGCGAAAGCCACGGCCGCGGAACCGCCGTCAGCAGGCACACGACAGGCACCCGGAGCATAA
- a CDS encoding peroxiredoxin: MEKNEQQLPRLGEPVPAFEAMTTQGKISFPADYKGKWVILFSHPADFTPICTSEVLTFGARTAEFRALNCELIGLSVDSRNSHIAWLRTIREKIEYRGMKDIKVEFPIIDDVSMKVANLYGMIQPGESQTAAVRAVFFVDPEGKLRAMIYYPLALGRNFEEIKRVLVGLQSIDAFGVAMPADWRPGDEVIVPMQGEDMDDQPEGVKCYDWFFCTRPLPKEEIEKKLGKGIAIKG; encoded by the coding sequence ATGGAAAAGAACGAACAGCAACTGCCGCGCCTGGGTGAACCCGTCCCGGCATTCGAAGCGATGACAACACAGGGAAAGATCAGCTTTCCCGCCGATTACAAGGGCAAATGGGTGATCCTGTTCAGCCACCCCGCCGACTTTACGCCGATCTGCACCTCCGAGGTGCTCACGTTCGGTGCCCGTACGGCCGAATTCAGGGCTTTGAACTGCGAACTGATCGGATTGTCGGTCGACAGCCGCAACAGCCATATCGCATGGCTGCGTACGATCCGTGAGAAGATCGAATACCGGGGCATGAAGGATATCAAGGTCGAATTCCCGATCATCGACGACGTGTCGATGAAGGTGGCGAACCTTTACGGCATGATCCAGCCCGGTGAAAGCCAGACGGCAGCCGTGCGTGCCGTATTCTTCGTCGATCCCGAGGGCAAACTGCGCGCGATGATCTACTATCCGCTGGCTCTGGGACGCAATTTCGAGGAGATAAAGCGTGTCCTGGTGGGTTTGCAGTCCATCGACGCATTCGGGGTCGCCATGCCGGCCGACTGGCGTCCGGGCGACGAGGTGATCGTCCCGATGCAGGGCGAGGATATGGACGACCAGCCCGAAGGGGTAAAATGCTACGACTGGTTCTTCTGCACCCGTCCTCTCCCGAAGGAGGAGATCGAGAAAAAACTCGGCAAAGGCATAGCTATCAAGGGATAG
- a CDS encoding 2-oxoacid:acceptor oxidoreductase family protein: MKETLIIAGFGGQGVLSMGKILAYSGVMQDFEVTWMPSYGPEMRGGTANVTVILSDRKISSPIAHEFDTAIILNQQSMEKFEPMVRPGGILIYDTNGITRHPVREDIEVYAIDATAECARMGQAKLFNTMILGGYLKVRPVVEMENVMVGLKKSLPERAWKMLPANEEAIRHGGEIIRKVR; this comes from the coding sequence ATGAAAGAGACTTTAATTATCGCAGGGTTCGGGGGCCAGGGCGTCCTCTCGATGGGTAAGATACTGGCCTACTCGGGCGTAATGCAGGACTTCGAAGTCACGTGGATGCCCTCGTACGGCCCCGAGATGCGCGGCGGTACGGCCAACGTGACGGTAATCCTTTCGGACAGGAAGATTTCTTCGCCGATCGCCCACGAGTTCGATACGGCCATCATCCTGAACCAGCAGTCGATGGAGAAATTCGAGCCGATGGTCAGGCCCGGCGGCATCCTGATCTACGATACGAACGGTATCACGCGCCATCCCGTGCGCGAGGACATCGAGGTCTACGCGATCGACGCCACGGCCGAATGCGCCCGGATGGGACAGGCCAAGCTGTTCAATACGATGATTCTGGGCGGGTACCTCAAGGTGCGCCCCGTCGTTGAGATGGAGAACGTGATGGTCGGCCTCAAGAAGTCGCTGCCCGAACGTGCGTGGAAGATGCTTCCCGCCAACGAGGAGGCGATCCGCCACGGCGGCGAGATCATCCGCAAGGTACGCTGA